In the genome of Thunnus albacares chromosome 16, fThuAlb1.1, whole genome shotgun sequence, the window GGTGGCTGGGATAAAAGTGTAGGGCTGGGCAGGGGGCCTTCGCTGGGTGACGCATCCCCAGATTTAGTGCCTTCTGCCTGCGTTTGAGCTCCATTTCTCTTCCCTCTGCTGGAGCTGGTGAGACTGCTGAAGACACAGCTCCCCTCCAAGCGAGACTTCACTTTAAAAtgctcatctctctcttccttaacatcctcctcatccttGACAGAGCTCTTGTCCTTGAGGCGAGAGTGGGTGTCCAAGCTATTAAGCAATATACTCCTGTCTGCTAAACTAGCCCTGACAGGCCTTAGACCTGTTTTCGTATCTGAGCTTTGGAGCTTGTCAAATAGGTTTGTGGATGTGTCTAAGACGAAATTATTCTTCCTCAAGCCAAACTTAAACTCCTCAAGGTCAAATGTCTTCTCAAAGTGGTCTTCCTTGATGGCTGGCATCGCAAAGGCGGGCTGAGGTGGCCGGAGGTGGTTGTGTTTACGTGGCGGGAGAGAGAAGGGAGCACAAAGCTTCTTGATTTTCTCAACAAACTCCTCATCATCTAGCTCACCGGAAGTGTCAAGAAGATTGCTCTCACTTCCAGAAGAACTCAATTTGGGGGCCATGACTTTAAGTTTCCGTTTGGGAAAGTCCACATCCAGCCAGCTGGAAGGGGCATCTTGCCGTATTGCTGAATCATCTCTGCTTAGTCCCCGTGGCAAATTGAGCTTCTTCATGGACGAACACTGCATTGAGTCTGGGATCAGCTTATTAGCCTTTGAGGACGGGGGCGCTTTTACAGTTTGATTTGGTTTGTTATTGACTGGTTCCTTTTTCACTGTGCAGAGCTGTGGATGTGGGGAGATACCACCATTAGCAGCAGGTGAAAGTTCAGTCGCTGgcatatttaatgttttctcaGCTGTCTTCTCCATCATTTTAACTGTGGAGCTAGAAGCAGCACTGTCTGGAGAACTCTGTGGTTTTGTTTCTGTGCCCTTGAATGAGGTGATATCACTTAtacttgtattttttaattcCTCACACTTTGGGCAGCTAGGCGCTGGTTTCATCTCATCTGCTGAGATTTGGACTTTTGAGTCCATTGATTTGTCAACTGATCTTTTATTCCCATCATCCTGGCTTGTTACCTTGCTGCTCACTGACttagagacagaaatagaagTGGGCTCTTTAACAGATGAGCCCTTCTCTGCAATATTGTCAGTCTGTGCAGTTATCAGCCCTGGAGTGTCATTAGCGACCTTTATGGTCACTTCCTCAATTGCTGTAGTTGCTTTGGTAATAGGCTTTGAGCTGGAGAACTCAGCATCATTAGCTCCATGTGTATGTGAGTCATCAGCTGaattctctgttttttccacaaatacAGAATTAGGCTGTGGTTCGGCTGCAATCACCACTGGCTCTGTGTCTGTTCCAGAGCTTTCTGTAGACGTTGTTTGCAACACAGGCGCATTTGTAGCCTTCTCCCTCTTCGAAGTCTGCCTATCACTCTTGGTTCTAGCCTCATCAGCCTGGTTGACAGCACAAACAGCAGTGTTTTCTGGATGTGAAGTCACCGTCTGAATGACATGTTGTGTTTGAGTGTGGAGGTCTGACGATCCAACTGTCTTGTCTGAGGGCTGAGAAGCTGGTTTTGTTTGGTTGGCCTCTGGTTTTGTTATGCTTCTAACAGGCTGTGCTTCCCCCTTtcttgcagcattttttttctgatcatcCCTAGCAACACTTCCTTCTGTCCCTGAGATACCTTGTCCACTGTGTGAAACCTTGCcctttgttgtattttcatctGAAGGCAAGAGCTGCTGAGgttcttctttgtctttgttctcaCTCTGATTTGTTTTTCCCCTCTCTGCCTTTTTCAGTTTCTCCAAATCTTTACCCTCAGTCTGATTTATTGgttctgtgttgctgttttgttgttgccGTGGTTGCCCTATGTCTTTTTTACTGGAATTCCTtgcttttactttactttttgaCTCAGATTGCGTTGAGAATTCTTTATCTATTTTGGTGGCTTCAGCTAGCGGGTTTTGCTCCACTGAAGGAGTCTTCTCAATAAGTCGTTCAACCGAAGGTGAGGGGGAGGAGGCTGATGTTTCTCTGCTGTCCTTGGagacattttttctctcttgtgtgaATGAGAGGCTGTTTCCCCCTGCATTTTCCTCTTGGTGTAAAATAACAGGAACCTGGTCAATAGGTTTCTTTGTTCCTCTGCCACAAGGAGCAGTATCAGGTCCATCTTTCTTGACAGATGGTTCAGGTAATCCCTCCTGTCTGTTGACTGGTTTGTCAATGTTGTCCTTTTTAGATGAAGAATCtaactgttttttctgtttgcccAATACCTCTGGTTCCTTTTTAATTGCTTGCTGTTTGGTATCAGAAACATGCTGTTTAtctgatgcatttttttctattttatcagCTCGTAATGAgactttttctgtaaaatgtttggAGGCTGAAGCAGTCTCCTCTGTATCATCCATGTGATGTATGTCAGTGAACTCTTGCTTACTAGTAAAGTGGTCTGACTTGTTTTCACTGTTGGGGCTGAGGGGACTGGCTGGttctctgctttttcttcttttagagCGGGAGCCTGCTCTGCTAGAGCCTTTGACCTGTGGGCTTACATTATTAGTCAGTTCTGCAGAATCACCTGTCCCTTTAGCTGGAGCATCTGATTCAACACTTTTAGGTTTAGGTTTTGTACCCTGGTCTGCTGTTTTTGAGGTCTCTGTGTGCTTTACTTTGGAGTCTATACGTTGTTCTTTAGTAATGGAAATCTTTACCCCCCTATCAGTGGTATCTCGTCCATCTGGTTTTAGTGTTGTCTCTGACATTGCTATTGTCGCTATCTGCTCTTTAGTATCCTGTTTACCCTGACTCTCCAGTTCAGGCGACTTTGATGCAGCAACTGTCGCAGACGAGGTGGATTTTTGAGACATTCCTGTCATGGTTGGCTTTTGAGGTAGTGCTGCTTTCTCTGCTGTTACAGATGCCTCGAAAAGGTTCTTCACTCGCTCCTTGATCGTCATCGGTTTCTCCGTGACAGGTGATGCAGATCTGGAGCCCGCAGTGCCGCAGCGTTCAGCTGATCTGGACCTCTGATCTGACAACACAAGGTCTTTTTTCAGCCTCTCAGTGGCTTTCCTGACTGGAGAGACATCGGCACTCCTTGGGCTTTGAAAGGTCTGCTTGCGGCCCCCCATCGCCTGGCGCTCAAAGAGGCTGATCTTATCTCCAATCCTGCCAATGGCTGGCTTAGGCTCCTCATCAAGTTTCTTCAGGtcttgtagtctgtgtgtggtAGGTAAAAGTTGAAACATAAATTATATATTCTGcaaaaataaacaagtaaatTTGAAGTAGATTTTAATGAATATATGTGTAATGTATTAAACTGGCAAAAGTTAGTTTTATATTTGGGTGATTTGTTAAATCTAATCTGACCTATATTCTAATCTGATCTGTACTTTACAGTGTGAATCTTGAAGAATAGGGCTGTACTTTGAGTTCTGACTCATATATTTGTTTCACTGTGGATACACGCCTGTGATGTTCCACCCATAGCACATTCCCTGTTTTGACACCAATGTCATGATAGACAAAAGCTAAACAGGTAGGTTAAAATGTTGTCTGACATTGGAAGTACACTAGTTGTAGCATGTAACATTCATTCCTAACAAACAAGctatttttaatacattattgGAAGGCTTTGCTGTATACACTTCAgtttgtgaaaatgtcattgtcattgtttcATTCATTCCCAAATCACAAACAGTTCTCTTTCTATATTATAAGGTGAACACTTACCTTGCGTGaatctctgttttggtcttaTCCTTTGCTTCATTTTTAGTAATCTTTAACGCTGCTTTAAAATCCAGGTCATCTTCAGCTGAACTCTGCTCAGCATTAAAAGGCACATTCTTTGAAAAAAGCTTCACCTCACTCCGAGAAACCTTCATACTCCTGCGTTTGGACTCTGGTGTCTCTGTCTTCCTTTCCACTTTGTAAAAGCTATCATCGTCCTCCATGTCTGCACCCCCCTCAACCACACATGCCCGAGTGGCTAAAATGACTGAGTTTGAGTCCTGGAAGTTGGCCAAATGCTTGGCTGAGTCAGGGCAGGAAGTCTTACTTTCCACTCCCCCAGGTGAGACCTGAGAGGTGGGGTTGGGCTTGGTGGAGGAGTTTACAGGCGACTCTCCCATGTGAATTGGACTTTTGCCCTGAGGACTGTTCACTGAGTTATCTGATGTAGGGCATCCCTCTGACACAGGTTGGGCATTGGAAGGTATTTGTTCCTGGGGGCTGCTCCCTCCATCTCCCTGAGAGTTCTTCCTGCATTTCTTTCTGGCTGCATTTTTTCGCCCCATGCTGTCTGCCTCTGTTTGTTCTTGATAAGGTTCAGGCTCTAACTGCAAGTCTTTGGGTGATTTCAGTGACACTCCCTCTACAGCACTGTAATAATTCTGTGCCCCAACAGCAGGCCTCACATTTagccttttgttttctgtacttGTTGAACTTAAGCTCTTTGATGAATCAAAACTTGGTGATGACTTTGCCTTAGGGAGAACTTGTAGGCTTTTCTTGATTTTGGTGCGAACCACTTCCTGCCCAGCACAGGTGTCTTGGCCACAGTGAATCACACTGGTCTCCTCCAGGTACACATGGAGCCTCCTGCCTGCCTGGGCGTGTGCTTGTTTCTGGGCCTCAGGCTGGGTGTGGGCCTGATCTGACTCCCATACCACTCCTTGCTCAGAGCAGGAAGACAGATGTGTCAGATGACTGGCATTCTCAGAATTCCCGCTCACCGAAGTACCGTTgctgctctcctccctctccttgcCCTGCCCTATTCTCTTCCTTCTACACACCACAGACTCCTCCTCTTTTGGACCTCCTTCTCCTGTCTCACTGCTGCTCACAACGAAGCCGTCTCTGTGGGCAGACTGCGTGGCGTCCTCCTCTTCACAGAGGAAAATCTCTCTGTGGAGACCCAGAGAATTGGGATTGGAGCTGtgttccttctcctcctcccactgCTGTTCCCTTGCCTGCCGTCTCACAGGCTCCTCACTCTCCCCTTCTGCCTCTAACTTGACAGCCTGATCACTAGTTGGGAAGGCATTTTCATTAGGATTCTTTGAACTCTTTCCCTTCCATGGAGAGAACCAGCTCCCGATTCGGCCCAAGACCCCAGTACTTGGCTGCTCCTCGGGGTTCTCGGACTAAAGCAAAGCAGAGAAATAACTCACTTAAATGTCTGCTTACATGTGAAACAGTAGTTAATAAACATGCATTTCAAATGAACATATGCAAACGTTTAAGTAGTTACATGTGGCAGCACAAATATCATCAATTGTCTATGAACAAAGGAAGGGAGTGCAGGTTTATGATCCGAAATAAATATAAGTAGGGATTGTTTGTCCATAGACCTTTTTTTAGTATGGCCATGCATCTCTCAGCATAGCAAAGGCATGCAGGAGTGCTTATAACCTGAAAGCTTACCGTAGGAAATACCATATCATTCAGACTCTTTATGTAGGTTGTGAACATGATTTTGGTTTAGAACTTAAACTCCTACAGAGcatagaacaaaaacaaaatcattccACCAGGATAAACAACGGAAAGtgtgaaaaagcagaaaatgttcatttaaaaaaaaagatattctgCCTTAGCAAAGTGATAGATCCATCCATAACTGTAACTGAGAGCAATCAGTTTTGGCAGTAATTTCAAGATCAACTTACCCTTAATTAGACTTAGAAGAAAACTTTTCTCCCCCCCTCCAACAGAAACACGGCTGCCAGTGTGTACAGCTTGTGTTTTGCACTAAGGTGCATGTCTAACTGACAAACATGTTGTGTTTAGTCCTCCTTGCATCCAATGAAGCATCCACAACGGTAGAAGTGCGGTAGACTGTGACATCGGAGCTTTGAGTGCTGTTGAAGTTCTGCCCCTCCAGCGGAGCGCACGGAGCCCGCTGGTAGAATGATGCCTTCAAGTACTCCTCGTAAACTTCTAACACCAGTGTCGCTATGAAGCCGGTTGGACAACAAGTGAATTTTCCCACGTCAGCCACAAAACCGCAACATATTCTGGTACTAGccaacatattttgttgtcacCTCCAGCATTTCTTAAGCTTTCACTTTAACTGGGTGTTGTTTCTGTGGTGTCACCGGCTCAATGATCATTTTGATCGACCTGTTGTCCTgtataaacacttaaaatgggGTTGTTCTGTTTACTGTTGTCATTTTTGCCATTATAGCAGGGAAATATAGTTTAAATGTGTcgattaattatttttgtgaatgatATATGCTTAAAGGAACAAAAGTGCTTCATGCAGATATCATATAGTTTTCTTCCATCTTCAACAACTTTTAGTTCCCAGTAGTCACTTAACAGCATGCAATATATATGCTACTCATATATGTcttatttcaaagaaaaaatatagtTGGCGTAGGCCTATGTGCACGCCAAGTAGAGAAAGTGCTCCTTTAGATACATATCTATTATATGTTCTAATGAGTGTCTCGGTGTCTCTGGATAAATATTATTGCAGTCAACCTGTTCTACTTTAGAAACGGAGCACCATAGCTTCACTGCACCGTAGCAGGAGAATAAAAGACAAGAACTGGTTTGACATTACCTGTTGCATTTAATGAATAACTTTACACCTATTGCAATTTAACCAATgtaacacacagaaaaaataaatgggACAACGGAATAATACTAATCATTACACAGCATTCTACATGCTACTTGATACACCTCGGCCAAGTGAGTACAAATGTTGTCTTGTAATGGGTTAAGGAAAGTGAAAATAATAACCACCTTCCTTGAGTATTTAAAATTCCGAAGTTTATTGTGCagcacctgaaggcagcaggaggcCGTGTCCAAACAAAGTTTTCCAAGGGAAATGACGCATTGGCTGTGTGGGTTTCAGAGCCTGTTGAATTTAGTATTTTGGTTTTCCAAATCTGCGGGCCCCTGTTTCACTTGGCGGGCAGCTCAAGTCAGTCTTTCCGTGCTGCTTGGTCGAGGACATTAACCCTTGAACTGCTTGTGTCTATACTTGTTtgaattttaagaaaataaaataaaataaaggaacTGAGCCATGTCGTGACATGTCATTTCAATGTtgcagttttttctttctttttttttttttttttttttacttttttttaatttgacacaATCCACCCTGCCTGAAGGTGTGGGAGCGCTCCTGTTTATtcttgtttgaaaaaaaaaaaacataccctACTGTAGGTCTTGGTTATTATTTTAGACAATAATTCAGTTTAACCTTTTATAGGCTAATGATTTACAACGTGTTtttctatgtttgtgtgtttgaaagtaGCTTACAGTCTCAAATGTTTACAGCCTAATAAAACGATAATTTATGAGGTTAATTAATAAGGTTAATTTTTTACAAAGGACCCACGTCAATTCTGATGAAGGTCAAACCAGTTTCTACATGAACTGTAGCTCCATACCCTGTTAACTAGCCAGTCTAGTCCTCAAATAGTCTCGACCAAGAGGCTCTAGTTCATTTCCTTACaagtcagagacagagagagcgtGATCTTACCATGTTTACTGTGTTCTCCTGCCTTCTCGGCTGTCTTGGGAATACCCGGTAAAATGCAGCCCGCTGCAAAAGCCCTCATGAGAATGAAGCCTTTCAATGTGCCACCGCCTCTCTGAGGTAACTTGTCCCTCCTCAGACAGGCAGGGGAGCCTAATTAATATTTAGTGTGGTCTAAAGCCcgaaaagaaaaatatcaacacTAACTCTCAAGTACACTAGTTAAGTGTCATTGTGAATGTTGCTTTagaagttattttttttccatggcAATGAGAGCTGAGGGGTGGAATCTGCCCAGACAAGGTAACACACCCAGACGTTTTGAGCACTGTGACACAGTAGGCAGCAATGGAGGCTTATTGCGCAACTATGGTAGAgctgcaaacaaaaacaaaagcaagttCAGACTGTGGCCTTTTGCCCTCAGTGGTTGCAGTATATTCATAGAGTAGTCCACTAACTTTCCTTTTTAATACTCTGTTTGTGAGGTTTAGATTATGGTGGGTTAGTATGTAATTATACAGTAAAATCCTTCACATTATGGATTCTCTAACTGGTATTAATACTAATCTGTTTCATTTAGCATTTGACTTCTCAGAATGTAAACCCAAGTGACCTCACCACCTTTAAAACCAGTGGTATGAGGCCTTTCGTACAGcccaaaccacacacacacacacacacacacacacacacacatacacacaacattcACAAATACGttccctccctgcctctctcttcatctgtttctttACCATGACTTATTAATGTGCTGCTGAAGCTGAAACCCATCTCATTCTGCACCGCATGAAAAATTTACACATTGcctttcacagtttttttttttttactcttagCAAAACACATGGGAACCCAAACATGTCATTTTCACTGTAAGAGAAATAATATTATTCTGGGTTTCTaaattttatgcattttcaagTACCAAGTAGCTAACTCATGTTGGTGCAGTGAGAGGTGTGCATGTTTTGAGGCAGTGTATGAAAATGATGACGCTTATCACAGTTATCACTCAGAGGAGTTGAGGTCTAGTATTGCTGGTTTGGAGCTTATTAAACAAGCcatagattaaaaaaagaaaaaatactgacatttaaaaacactgagaaGAAAATGCCCTTTTACCTCTGCTGTCTCCACTAATTGACCTGCATTATCAGGATTAGCTCCAGCTTATTATACACTGACAATGCAAATGTGAGGGGGATGAGTCACACATTCAACCTTACTTATCTACTTCTATTGGGCCAATTATAATATACAGTGTAATTAgacagagtttgtttttgtagcACTGCCCTGTGTCACATTCATACAGTTACAGACATGCTAGCCTGGCAGCTGCTCCCTGCATGCAGTCTCCTTTTGTtgcactgagcagctccactggaggcATGTGTAAACAgctgctttgttgtttttgatgtaGAGGGAAAGTGTTACTCATCCTCTGTATCCACCCAGATTTTACTCGCTTGGCAAGATATTTGAATTGACAGGCTTATGGAGCCAGACAGACTTCTGAAGTTACATTTCAGACTGATTTTTGTTACCACAGAGAGGTTCTTGGGTGGAGATCTTCAGCTTTTTTGTCTCAGAAACATCTGGcaatttttcttttgtgaaagTCTCAAATAGGACTATGACTGTGATTTTTGTCCTCTACAGCAGCATAATTCAGACTATATTTTAGTTCAATTTAACTTAACCTAAGTGTAGGAAAACAACAGGTTTGcgatttttcaagtctgtcttaaaacaacagtcaggtgcccaaattaacattgacat includes:
- the LOC122999713 gene encoding beta/gamma crystallin domain-containing protein 1-like, whose translation is MFTTYIKSLNDMVFPTSENPEEQPSTGVLGRIGSWFSPWKGKSSKNPNENAFPTSDQAVKLEAEGESEEPVRRQAREQQWEEEKEHSSNPNSLGLHREIFLCEEEDATQSAHRDGFVVSSSETGEGGPKEEESVVCRRKRIGQGKEREESSNGTSVSGNSENASHLTHLSSCSEQGVVWESDQAHTQPEAQKQAHAQAGRRLHVYLEETSVIHCGQDTCAGQEVVRTKIKKSLQVLPKAKSSPSFDSSKSLSSTSTENKRLNVRPAVGAQNYYSAVEGVSLKSPKDLQLEPEPYQEQTEADSMGRKNAARKKCRKNSQGDGGSSPQEQIPSNAQPVSEGCPTSDNSVNSPQGKSPIHMGESPVNSSTKPNPTSQVSPGGVESKTSCPDSAKHLANFQDSNSVILATRACVVEGGADMEDDDSFYKVERKTETPESKRRSMKVSRSEVKLFSKNVPFNAEQSSAEDDLDFKAALKITKNEAKDKTKTEIHARLQDLKKLDEEPKPAIGRIGDKISLFERQAMGGRKQTFQSPRSADVSPVRKATERLKKDLVLSDQRSRSAERCGTAGSRSASPVTEKPMTIKERVKNLFEASVTAEKAALPQKPTMTGMSQKSTSSATVAASKSPELESQGKQDTKEQIATIAMSETTLKPDGRDTTDRGVKISITKEQRIDSKVKHTETSKTADQGTKPKPKSVESDAPAKGTGDSAELTNNVSPQVKGSSRAGSRSKRRKSREPASPLSPNSENKSDHFTSKQEFTDIHHMDDTEETASASKHFTEKVSLRADKIEKNASDKQHVSDTKQQAIKKEPEVLGKQKKQLDSSSKKDNIDKPVNRQEGLPEPSVKKDGPDTAPCGRGTKKPIDQVPVILHQEENAGGNSLSFTQERKNVSKDSRETSASSPSPSVERLIEKTPSVEQNPLAEATKIDKEFSTQSESKSKVKARNSSKKDIGQPRQQQNSNTEPINQTEGKDLEKLKKAERGKTNQSENKDKEEPQQLLPSDENTTKGKVSHSGQGISGTEGSVARDDQKKNAARKGEAQPVRSITKPEANQTKPASQPSDKTVGSSDLHTQTQHVIQTVTSHPENTAVCAVNQADEARTKSDRQTSKREKATNAPVLQTTSTESSGTDTEPVVIAAEPQPNSVFVEKTENSADDSHTHGANDAEFSSSKPITKATTAIEEVTIKVANDTPGLITAQTDNIAEKGSSVKEPTSISVSKSVSSKVTSQDDGNKRSVDKSMDSKVQISADEMKPAPSCPKCEELKNTSISDITSFKGTETKPQSSPDSAASSSTVKMMEKTAEKTLNMPATELSPAANGGISPHPQLCTVKKEPVNNKPNQTVKAPPSSKANKLIPDSMQCSSMKKLNLPRGLSRDDSAIRQDAPSSWLDVDFPKRKLKVMAPKLSSSGSESNLLDTSGELDDEEFVEKIKKLCAPFSLPPRKHNHLRPPQPAFAMPAIKEDHFEKTFDLEEFKFGLRKNNFVLDTSTNLFDKLQSSDTKTGLRPVRASLADRSILLNSLDTHSRLKDKSSVKDEEDVKEERDEHFKVKSRLEGSCVFSSLTSSSRGKRNGAQTQAEGTKSGDASPSEGPLPSPTLLSQPPLPSPTATAPLKNTLSKQSLAPGDREEAQAVEAVVSDSVPPLPSFNNIKLPDYLEKYLPREPAKPVQSIQGQDQANTEVTGKMTTPVPVVEADLHVKPGLVFPDAVPSSFPGIPPTTNPTLPEIKQPPAQPQGILSNNIRTARGFHKRPGKMVLFEKAQFCGQSYDICRDIADATSMRLSPLISVKVIRGCWVLYEKPDFQGRSIALEEGGTELTNEWAESGLETEPHNNLPMLIGSIRLAVSDYNIPHIDLFTEPEGHGRVTPYHDDAIETGSFGIPLSTASIQVHSGVWLVFSDVGFQGMLAVLETGVYPYPETWGFPSPFVGSLRPLKMGGYKVENPNEVKAVVYEKPGFEGTCLEIDSDIFSFCESEGANLEPKKLTSVGSIKIIGGLWVGYSQPGFEGQQYILEEGEYLDCNDWGGSEQLLSLRPILSDFMSPHLKMFSDRDFGELGVSIDVRVPIINMDDTGYGMRTQSIDVMGGVWVVFEEPGFCGECYILEKGLYGSPEDWGALQPRIASAMPIVLDDFENAAKFKVQLFSDPGFQGSVLALEDSVTSLQEGFSVASCKVLAGSWLAFEGQDFTDRMYVLEVGNYPDLRAMGCVNASSSILSLQPVGFEFSLPSITLFERYGLRGKRVVLTDGSVNLQLAGGCGRVQSVLVEGGMWVLYEGVNYRGAQILLKPGEVHDWHQISNWKKIGSLRPLLQKQVHFRLRNRQTGLMMSVTGDLDDIKLLRIQEMEETDGFEQIWFYQNGHLHCKLLEECCLSPSGSVTIAGSRTGLTPEQDDQAHFWSITPEGFIRYTPTSDLVLEVKGGHHFDKNQVILNTLDPNKLTQMWDVEII